In Catenulispora sp. MAP5-51, a genomic segment contains:
- a CDS encoding S8 family serine peptidase, whose protein sequence is MHRTTSGLAAAGTAVVLSVALGAAAKAAPISSPTPSPGPGYQHHHFSAAVSRVGAATTLPERVKRVEQALQSTSPQLQRAYDVAPLYANHIDGTGLTIATLVAFGDKNAKGYLDQYDADNGLPAANLQTIAPVGAVPGCGDPGVDTGDCRGWGGETDLDIAMIHTLAPGAKILIIATPVSETEGVTGFPEMMSAMDYTVSHHLADVISMSMGTPEDDFASSAQLHGLDSHFQNATDHGVTVLASSGDDGADGMKLDGTTPWGKRVVSFPADESSVTAVGGTVLSLNDTGSRTAPDTLWRESGGGVSHEFGVPAWQRNTAGATGAAGRALPDITMEGTSGTSESSPLMAALVGLADQSAGRDLGLINPALYALGPNGKRSGIVDVTGGCNSTAAVTGFCAGAGYDIASGWGTIDAARFVPALVAASTPGGSTRIDVGAQGPGHISVTAKQQ, encoded by the coding sequence ATGCACCGCACCACATCAGGGCTCGCCGCCGCCGGGACGGCGGTCGTGCTGTCCGTCGCGCTGGGGGCCGCCGCGAAGGCCGCCCCCATTTCCAGTCCCACTCCCAGCCCTGGCCCCGGGTACCAGCACCACCACTTCAGTGCCGCCGTGAGCCGGGTCGGGGCCGCCACGACGCTCCCGGAGCGGGTCAAGCGCGTCGAACAGGCGCTGCAGTCGACGTCCCCGCAGCTCCAGCGGGCCTACGACGTCGCGCCCCTGTACGCGAACCACATCGACGGCACCGGCCTGACGATCGCCACGCTGGTGGCGTTCGGCGACAAGAACGCCAAGGGCTACCTCGACCAGTACGACGCCGACAACGGCCTGCCGGCGGCGAACCTGCAGACCATCGCGCCGGTCGGCGCGGTCCCCGGGTGCGGCGACCCGGGCGTCGACACCGGCGACTGCCGGGGCTGGGGCGGCGAGACCGACCTCGACATCGCGATGATCCACACCCTCGCCCCCGGCGCGAAGATCCTGATCATCGCCACGCCGGTGAGCGAGACCGAGGGCGTCACCGGGTTCCCGGAGATGATGTCCGCGATGGACTACACGGTGTCCCACCACCTCGCCGACGTCATCTCGATGAGCATGGGCACCCCCGAGGACGACTTCGCGAGCTCGGCGCAGCTGCACGGCCTGGACAGCCACTTCCAGAACGCCACCGACCACGGGGTGACGGTCCTGGCCTCCTCCGGCGACGACGGCGCCGACGGTATGAAGCTGGACGGCACCACGCCGTGGGGCAAGCGCGTGGTGTCCTTCCCCGCCGACGAGTCCTCCGTCACCGCGGTCGGCGGCACGGTCCTGTCGCTGAACGACACCGGCAGCCGCACCGCGCCGGACACCCTGTGGCGCGAATCCGGCGGCGGCGTCTCGCACGAGTTCGGGGTCCCGGCCTGGCAGCGGAACACCGCCGGCGCGACCGGCGCCGCGGGCCGCGCGCTGCCGGACATCACGATGGAGGGCACCTCGGGCACGTCGGAGTCCTCGCCGCTGATGGCCGCGCTCGTCGGGCTGGCCGACCAGTCCGCGGGCCGCGACCTGGGGCTGATCAACCCGGCGCTGTACGCGCTCGGGCCGAACGGGAAGCGGTCGGGGATCGTGGACGTGACCGGCGGGTGCAACTCGACGGCGGCCGTCACGGGATTCTGCGCCGGCGCCGGGTACGACATCGCCTCGGGCTGGGGCACGATCGACGCCGCGAGGTTCGTACCGGCGCTCGTCGCCGCCTCAACGCCTGGCGGCAGCACGCGGATCGACGTCGGGGCGCAGGGGCCCGGACACATCAGCGTGACGGCGAAGCAGCAGTGA
- a CDS encoding phosphocholine-specific phospholipase C, giving the protein MAPVSRRTFLGSAAALGATLGLEALPGSMSQASATGTGTIRDVKHVVVLMQENRSFDHYFGSLSGVRGFADRATVQLAGGYSVFNQPNGSGRQYPWQLSDTNTWWFGTSKEDLAQCDGSLDHSWSTQHSAWNTGKMDNWISAKGSNRTMGFLNRSDIPFHYALADAYTVCDAYHCSILSATGPNRTYLWSGEIDPNGTAGGPAYDGGSESNLSWQTYAETLQNAGVSWRVYQNASDNFGDNALAYFKQFTGASTSSPLYQRGMSSVPSTGSTPDDIAAAIKADVLGGTLPQVSWVVASQAFSEHPDAPPNDGAHFVNLIIQALAADPATFNSTALFLNYDENDGFFDHVPPPVAPSGTANESTQGAPIGLGFRVPMVVVSPWTRGGWVDSQVYDHTSVIRFLETWTAALGTPANCPNISAWRRQVCGDLTGAFDFANPVSGLPSLPATSTVIGQSFCNAQTNPAPANNALPAQESGTRPARALPYQPNAWVDHLEYDANGQILIWLEMANQGAQATAAAHFSAYANAYRTGGPWQYTVNAYSNGTDGSVKDFFNIGTNYGNGQYDLTVVGPNRFLRRFAGNANGSGATAEASTYYAPAPNTGQQAVWFSMKNTGTSTVTFTITSTNYRTDGPWTYQVAAGATVTDYFNAVAYNHGWYDFTVTVSSDSAWSRRATGHIETGAVSITG; this is encoded by the coding sequence GTGGCGCCCGTTTCCCGCCGCACCTTCCTCGGCTCCGCCGCCGCCCTCGGCGCGACCCTCGGCCTGGAGGCCCTCCCCGGTTCGATGTCTCAGGCCTCTGCCACCGGCACGGGGACGATCCGCGACGTCAAGCACGTCGTGGTGCTGATGCAGGAGAACCGCAGCTTCGACCACTACTTCGGGAGCCTGTCGGGGGTGCGCGGGTTCGCCGACCGCGCGACGGTGCAGCTCGCCGGCGGCTACTCGGTGTTCAACCAGCCGAACGGCTCCGGGCGGCAGTACCCGTGGCAGCTGTCGGACACCAACACCTGGTGGTTCGGGACCAGCAAGGAAGACCTCGCGCAGTGCGACGGGTCGCTGGACCACAGCTGGTCCACGCAGCATTCGGCGTGGAACACCGGCAAGATGGACAACTGGATCTCGGCCAAGGGCTCCAACCGGACCATGGGCTTCCTCAACCGGTCGGACATCCCCTTCCACTACGCCCTCGCTGACGCGTACACCGTCTGCGACGCCTACCACTGCTCGATCCTGTCGGCGACCGGCCCGAACCGCACCTACCTGTGGTCCGGCGAGATCGACCCGAACGGCACGGCCGGCGGGCCGGCGTACGACGGCGGCTCGGAGTCGAACCTGAGCTGGCAGACCTACGCCGAGACGCTGCAGAACGCCGGGGTGTCCTGGCGGGTGTACCAGAACGCGAGCGACAACTTCGGCGACAACGCGCTGGCCTACTTCAAGCAGTTCACGGGCGCCTCCACCTCCAGCCCGCTCTACCAGCGCGGCATGTCCTCGGTGCCCTCCACCGGCTCGACCCCGGACGACATCGCCGCGGCGATCAAGGCCGACGTGCTCGGCGGCACGCTGCCGCAGGTGTCGTGGGTGGTGGCCAGCCAGGCGTTCTCCGAGCACCCCGACGCGCCGCCGAACGACGGCGCGCACTTCGTGAACCTGATCATCCAGGCCCTGGCCGCGGACCCGGCGACCTTCAACAGCACCGCGCTGTTCCTCAACTATGACGAGAACGACGGCTTCTTCGACCACGTCCCGCCGCCGGTCGCGCCGTCCGGCACCGCGAACGAGAGCACGCAGGGCGCCCCGATCGGGCTGGGCTTCCGCGTCCCGATGGTCGTGGTCTCCCCGTGGACCCGCGGCGGCTGGGTCGACTCCCAGGTCTACGACCACACCTCGGTGATCCGCTTCCTGGAGACCTGGACCGCGGCCCTGGGCACCCCGGCGAACTGCCCGAACATCAGCGCCTGGCGCCGCCAGGTCTGCGGCGACCTCACCGGCGCCTTCGACTTCGCCAACCCGGTCAGCGGCCTGCCGAGCCTGCCGGCCACCAGCACGGTGATCGGGCAGTCGTTCTGCAACGCGCAGACCAACCCGGCCCCGGCGAACAACGCGCTGCCGGCGCAGGAGAGCGGCACCCGGCCGGCGCGGGCGCTGCCCTACCAGCCGAACGCGTGGGTGGACCACCTCGAGTACGACGCCAACGGGCAGATCCTGATCTGGCTGGAGATGGCGAACCAGGGCGCGCAGGCCACCGCCGCCGCGCACTTCTCGGCGTACGCGAACGCCTACCGCACCGGCGGGCCCTGGCAGTACACGGTCAACGCCTACAGCAACGGCACCGACGGCAGCGTCAAGGACTTCTTCAACATCGGGACCAACTACGGCAACGGCCAGTACGACCTGACCGTCGTCGGCCCGAACCGCTTCCTGCGGCGCTTCGCCGGCAACGCCAACGGCAGCGGCGCGACCGCCGAGGCCAGCACGTACTACGCGCCGGCGCCGAACACCGGGCAGCAGGCGGTGTGGTTCTCGATGAAGAACACCGGGACCAGCACGGTGACGTTCACCATCACCTCGACCAACTACCGGACCGACGGCCCGTGGACGTACCAGGTGGCGGCCGGGGCGACGGTCACCGACTACTTCAACGCGGTCGCGTACAACCACGGCTGGTACGACTTCACGGTCACGGTGAGCTCGGACTCGGCGTGGAGCCGCCGGGCGACCGGGCACATCGAGACCGGGGCGGTGAGCATCACCGGCTGA
- a CDS encoding SAM-dependent methyltransferase codes for MTSEVRSGQAPNDDDYPAVDLRMDVPHSARVYDYLIGGKTNFEADRIAAKASVEAWPALPVSMRTTRDFMQRAVRHLTEQYGVRQFLDIGTGIPTSPNVHEIAQAIAPDTRVAYVDNDPIVLTHARALMSSTAEGRTCYVDADFRDPESIIDNPRLRDVLDFSQPVALSLIAIVHFVLDSDDPQGRVRRFMDALAPGSFLALTVFTGDTDPVGVGGVSREYNARGIPLQVRDKGETEAFFEGFELLDPGVALVHHWRPDADAAPIRDQDIAMYAGVAIKR; via the coding sequence ATGACGAGCGAGGTCCGGTCCGGGCAGGCGCCGAACGATGACGACTACCCCGCGGTGGACCTGCGGATGGACGTGCCGCACTCGGCGCGTGTCTACGACTACCTGATCGGCGGCAAGACCAACTTCGAGGCCGACCGGATCGCCGCGAAGGCCTCGGTGGAGGCCTGGCCGGCGCTGCCCGTCTCGATGCGGACCACCCGCGACTTCATGCAGCGCGCGGTGCGCCACCTCACCGAGCAGTACGGCGTCCGGCAGTTCCTGGACATCGGCACCGGCATCCCCACCTCGCCGAACGTTCACGAGATCGCCCAGGCAATCGCCCCGGACACGCGCGTGGCCTACGTCGACAACGACCCGATCGTGCTGACCCACGCCAGGGCTCTGATGTCCAGCACCGCCGAGGGTCGCACCTGCTATGTCGACGCCGACTTCCGCGACCCCGAATCGATCATCGACAACCCCCGGCTGCGCGACGTCCTGGACTTCTCCCAGCCGGTGGCGCTGTCGCTGATCGCGATCGTGCACTTCGTGCTGGACTCCGACGACCCGCAGGGCAGAGTGCGCCGCTTCATGGACGCGCTGGCCCCCGGCAGCTTCCTGGCGCTGACGGTGTTCACCGGCGACACCGACCCGGTCGGCGTGGGCGGCGTGAGCCGGGAGTACAACGCCCGCGGGATCCCGCTGCAGGTGCGCGACAAGGGCGAGACCGAGGCTTTCTTCGAGGGCTTCGAGCTGCTCGACCCCGGCGTCGCGCTGGTGCACCACTGGCGGCCGGACGCCGACGCCGCGCCGATCCGCGACCAGGACATCGCGATGTACGCGGGCGTCGCGATCAAGCGTTAA
- a CDS encoding ABC transporter ATP-binding protein, whose amino-acid sequence MFRLLENSADPFRPDDRGHAPGTPPATVRRFLTREFRPLRAVVLLALATTIAAAAIEVWLIGYAGRLVDLLATADRDRFWAEHGRGLLVAAVLVLIVRPLLHVCGEGLDDIAFRVNAQSLARWRLHRYVSRQSVGWFRDELAGRIATWVRDGGTAAATASYAVIHTLVAVVVYIAGSVWLVAAIDPRLVVPLAAWIVLYSALLVWLVPRYRAAHERMQETESELTGLLVDTYANADILALFPDREAGDRRVFAAARRSYLGVQRVEVTINASMTALGGGLLVGLIGYGIVLWHAGAAPIGLVAAAAALSLRITSMGEWLLDALSDMFGALGQLDRSLRTVAQPLAVEDSPTAVILPPAKGRIRFQDVSHHYGRGAGGLDRLSLDVAAGERVGLVGRSGAGKSTVVSLLLRFYEAESGTIRIDDHRVTDVTQDSLRRQFAVVAQEATLLHRSVRENIAGGIASDDEAVEAAARRAAADEFIRTLRDAQGRRGYDALVGERGIRLSGGQRQRVALARALHRDAPILVLDEATSALDSEVEAAIQETLEEVMEGRTVIAIAHRLSTIARMDRIVVLDEGRIAEQGTHEALLARDGLYAALWSRQSGGFL is encoded by the coding sequence CTGTTCCGTTTGTTGGAGAACTCTGCTGACCCCTTCCGCCCCGACGACCGCGGCCACGCCCCCGGCACCCCGCCCGCGACGGTCCGGCGGTTCCTGACCCGAGAGTTCCGGCCACTGCGCGCGGTCGTCCTGCTCGCGCTGGCCACGACGATCGCCGCCGCCGCGATCGAGGTCTGGCTCATCGGGTACGCCGGCCGCCTGGTCGATCTGCTCGCCACGGCCGATCGCGACCGGTTCTGGGCCGAGCACGGCCGCGGACTGCTGGTGGCCGCGGTGCTGGTCCTGATCGTCCGGCCGCTGCTGCACGTCTGCGGCGAGGGCCTGGACGACATCGCCTTCCGCGTCAACGCCCAGTCGCTGGCCCGCTGGCGGCTGCACCGCTACGTCTCGCGCCAGTCCGTGGGCTGGTTCCGCGACGAGCTCGCCGGCCGGATCGCCACCTGGGTCCGCGACGGCGGCACGGCCGCGGCCACCGCCTCCTACGCCGTCATCCACACGCTGGTCGCGGTGGTGGTCTACATCGCCGGGTCGGTGTGGCTGGTCGCGGCGATCGACCCGCGGCTGGTGGTCCCGCTGGCGGCCTGGATCGTGCTGTACTCGGCGCTGCTGGTGTGGCTCGTCCCGCGCTACCGGGCCGCCCACGAGCGCATGCAGGAGACCGAGTCCGAGCTCACCGGGCTGCTCGTCGACACCTACGCCAACGCCGACATCCTCGCGCTGTTCCCGGACCGCGAGGCCGGCGACCGGCGGGTCTTCGCCGCCGCGCGCCGTTCGTATCTGGGCGTGCAGCGCGTCGAGGTGACCATCAACGCCAGCATGACGGCCCTCGGCGGCGGGCTGCTCGTGGGCCTGATCGGCTACGGCATCGTGCTCTGGCACGCCGGCGCGGCGCCGATCGGGCTGGTGGCGGCGGCCGCGGCGCTGAGCCTGCGCATCACGTCGATGGGGGAGTGGCTGCTCGACGCGCTCTCGGACATGTTCGGCGCGCTCGGGCAGCTGGACCGGTCGCTGCGCACCGTCGCGCAGCCGCTGGCCGTCGAGGACTCCCCGACGGCGGTCATCCTCCCGCCGGCCAAGGGGCGCATCCGGTTCCAGGACGTCAGCCACCACTACGGACGCGGCGCGGGCGGCCTGGACCGCCTCAGCCTGGACGTCGCCGCCGGCGAACGCGTCGGCCTGGTCGGCCGCTCCGGGGCGGGCAAGTCGACGGTCGTCAGCCTGCTGCTGCGCTTCTACGAGGCCGAGTCCGGCACGATCCGGATCGACGACCACCGCGTCACCGACGTCACCCAGGACAGCCTGCGCCGCCAGTTCGCCGTCGTGGCGCAGGAGGCGACGCTGCTGCACCGCTCGGTGCGTGAGAACATCGCCGGCGGCATCGCCTCCGACGACGAGGCGGTCGAGGCGGCGGCCCGCCGCGCGGCCGCCGACGAGTTCATCAGGACCCTGCGGGACGCGCAGGGCCGCCGGGGCTATGACGCACTGGTCGGCGAGCGCGGCATCCGGCTGTCCGGAGGCCAGCGCCAGCGCGTCGCCCTGGCCCGGGCCCTGCACCGGGACGCGCCGATCCTGGTCCTGGACGAGGCCACCTCGGCGCTCGACTCCGAGGTCGAGGCGGCCATCCAGGAGACCCTCGAGGAGGTGATGGAGGGCCGGACCGTCATCGCGATCGCGCACCGGCTGTCGACGATCGCGCGCATGGACCGGATCGTGGTGCTCGACGAAGGCCGGATCGCCGAGCAGGGCACGCACGAGGCGCTGCTCGCGCGCGATGGCCTGTATGCCGCGCTGTGGTCGCGGCAGTCCGGCGGGTTCCTGTAA
- a CDS encoding YncE family protein, giving the protein MLPKLRHAWRRSASTATAIALVAAGVVAGTVAAVPAHAAPAATAVDLAYVVDHEDGFHPGQVHVIDVATNTVVGSIPMPTSPVAVVASPDKRTAYVVTNGEFREDGQVAVIDAATNTVTHTIGVCGTDPTEAAISPDGSRLWASCDNGDISVIDTRRRTEAPGPTGVRAPACVLIR; this is encoded by the coding sequence GTGCTGCCCAAACTCAGACACGCCTGGCGTCGATCGGCGTCGACAGCGACCGCGATCGCGCTGGTCGCCGCGGGAGTGGTCGCCGGCACCGTGGCGGCGGTGCCGGCGCACGCCGCCCCCGCCGCGACCGCCGTGGACCTGGCCTATGTGGTGGACCACGAAGACGGCTTCCACCCGGGCCAGGTACACGTCATCGACGTGGCGACCAACACGGTCGTCGGCTCGATCCCCATGCCGACCAGCCCGGTCGCCGTCGTGGCGAGCCCGGACAAGCGCACCGCCTACGTCGTCACCAACGGCGAGTTCCGCGAAGACGGACAGGTCGCCGTGATCGACGCTGCCACCAACACGGTCACGCACACCATCGGGGTCTGCGGCACGGATCCCACGGAGGCAGCCATCAGCCCGGACGGCAGCCGGCTGTGGGCCTCCTGCGACAACGGCGACATCTCCGTGATCGACACACGAAGGCGCACGGAAGCGCCCGGACCCACAGGGGTCCGGGCGCCCGCTTGTGTGCTTATCCGGTGA
- a CDS encoding B3/4 domain-containing protein, which produces MYFQHADAIRSEFPGLAAAAITASGITAAPDVTEQVARFTAIANTRLAGGTESDLPEIKAWRQAFSAMGLKPTQYRCASEALLRRLRKEGELPRIHPLIDLCNAVSVAFAIPVAALDLGRISGDLEVRHARGDESYHTFSGTTENPEPGEVIFADAAGRSHARRWTNRQSGLSAVRPETSRVLIVAEALHESAAENVEALMKTLTEELAAAWAVTPTAAVLNEAAPRFEA; this is translated from the coding sequence ATGTACTTCCAGCACGCCGACGCCATCCGGTCCGAGTTCCCCGGCCTGGCCGCCGCGGCGATCACCGCCTCCGGCATCACCGCTGCCCCCGACGTCACCGAGCAGGTCGCCCGCTTCACGGCGATCGCGAACACCCGCCTGGCCGGCGGCACCGAATCGGATCTGCCCGAGATCAAGGCCTGGCGCCAGGCGTTCTCAGCGATGGGCCTGAAGCCCACGCAGTACCGCTGCGCCTCCGAGGCCCTGCTGCGCCGCCTGCGCAAGGAGGGCGAGCTGCCCCGCATCCATCCCCTGATCGACCTGTGCAACGCGGTCTCGGTGGCCTTCGCCATCCCGGTCGCCGCCCTGGACCTGGGCCGGATCTCCGGGGACCTGGAGGTCCGGCACGCCCGCGGCGACGAGTCGTACCACACCTTCAGCGGCACGACCGAGAACCCGGAGCCCGGCGAGGTGATCTTCGCCGACGCCGCCGGCCGGTCGCACGCGCGCCGCTGGACCAACCGGCAGAGCGGACTGTCGGCCGTCCGGCCGGAGACCTCCCGGGTCCTCATCGTCGCCGAGGCGCTGCACGAATCAGCGGCCGAGAATGTCGAGGCCCTGATGAAGACGCTGACCGAGGAGCTGGCCGCGGCGTGGGCGGTCACGCCCACGGCCGCGGTGCTGAACGAGGCAGCACCGCGGTTCGAGGCCTGA